Proteins from one Fibrobacter succinogenes genomic window:
- a CDS encoding lipocalin-like domain-containing protein produces the protein MRLQIKNFAFTICALLAFSATTHAADVVAPTGADHALTVTDFMPHKATTKEFNETWSYQFVFDNGTRAFVNYSLLNVPGSGRKIGCDLSFWNFKGKSYAVGRQYPPERLVASKEKATIDIKGEYLLQNAPGKGHHVLYSADKGGKFLLDVTFESAVPGMVPGNGVWTYGKEKFAQYIHIPFGRVTGKIAYNEDTLTVKGYAYMDQTWQTAQATDMAARTINFSTSEKSPMHAGRISLTTDGQLMGYALFNGPQGMKVAIPTKIKEGGTEYNGKKFPKTTLSFEWKNGVPALVFPVNKVLQKASLLDKIDGWFAKKAMKIAAGGEVLFYRGRSQNGMGKKIDWAITGVKD, from the coding sequence ATGAGATTACAAATAAAAAATTTTGCATTCACGATTTGCGCACTGCTTGCTTTTTCAGCAACAACTCACGCAGCAGATGTCGTTGCACCGACCGGTGCCGACCACGCCTTGACCGTTACGGACTTTATGCCGCACAAGGCCACTACCAAAGAATTTAACGAAACTTGGAGCTACCAGTTCGTATTCGACAACGGTACCCGAGCCTTTGTAAACTATTCCCTCCTCAACGTTCCTGGTTCGGGCCGAAAAATCGGTTGCGATTTAAGTTTCTGGAACTTCAAGGGTAAATCTTATGCAGTCGGTCGCCAGTACCCACCCGAACGTCTCGTGGCAAGCAAGGAAAAGGCAACGATTGACATCAAGGGCGAATACTTGCTCCAAAACGCACCGGGCAAGGGTCATCACGTGCTCTATAGTGCAGACAAGGGCGGTAAGTTCCTTTTGGACGTGACTTTCGAAAGCGCCGTACCGGGCATGGTTCCCGGAAATGGCGTTTGGACTTATGGCAAGGAAAAGTTTGCTCAGTACATTCACATTCCGTTCGGTCGCGTGACGGGTAAAATAGCCTATAACGAAGATACATTGACGGTAAAAGGCTATGCCTACATGGACCAGACTTGGCAAACGGCACAGGCAACTGACATGGCTGCTCGCACCATCAACTTTAGCACGAGCGAAAAATCCCCGATGCATGCCGGCCGTATTTCGCTTACAACCGACGGACAACTCATGGGTTACGCCTTGTTCAACGGACCGCAAGGCATGAAGGTCGCCATCCCAACAAAGATTAAAGAAGGCGGCACCGAATACAACGGCAAAAAATTCCCGAAAACGACTTTGTCTTTTGAATGGAAGAACGGCGTCCCGGCACTGGTATTCCCCGTGAACAAGGTGCTGCAAAAGGCTTCGCTCCTCGACAAGATTGACGGATGGTTTGCAAAGAAGGCCATGAAGATTGCCGCCGGAGGCGAAGTGCTGTTCTATCGCGGAAGAAGCCAAAACGGCATGGGCAAAAAGATTGACTGGGCTATCACAGGGGTCAAGGACTAA
- a CDS encoding GDP-mannose 4,6-dehydratase, with protein sequence MSILVTGGTGSLGFSILSNLSGTNHELYSFSDELPQPWQKVEGVQYLTGDLLDFRNVQEMIQKVSPTHIYHLASQSSVGLSYKKPYETLNINLLGTQTLLEAVRQVVPKAKVLLLSSSEIYGRTEQQLTYLHKETDPPNPLTPYATSKACMEILGNQFRNANGLHVVFARPFHFTGPHHSRRFVIPSIAYQLVKIKYYGAEPVIYSGSLDVSRDVVDVRDVARAAIQILNTAESGEAFNICCGKSYTFRELVEMLVDISGVSVDFRFDPGYDRSNDIPLLIGDPTKIMALGWKPMICMEDCLSDLFNEMVVRRRVELKMGMGRDLRL encoded by the coding sequence ATGAGTATCTTGGTTACCGGAGGAACGGGATCACTTGGGTTCAGTATTCTATCGAACTTAAGCGGCACCAATCATGAACTATACAGTTTCAGTGACGAGCTTCCGCAACCGTGGCAAAAGGTCGAAGGAGTTCAGTACCTTACCGGCGACTTGTTGGATTTCAGAAACGTCCAGGAAATGATTCAAAAAGTTTCCCCGACGCATATTTACCATTTGGCAAGCCAGTCTTCCGTGGGCTTAAGCTACAAGAAGCCCTACGAAACGCTCAACATCAACTTGCTTGGCACACAGACGCTCCTCGAAGCAGTGCGCCAGGTGGTTCCCAAAGCAAAAGTTTTGCTCCTGAGCAGTAGCGAAATCTACGGCCGCACAGAACAGCAATTGACCTATTTGCACAAGGAAACGGACCCACCAAATCCGTTGACTCCGTATGCCACATCCAAGGCTTGCATGGAAATTTTAGGGAACCAGTTCCGCAACGCAAACGGACTCCATGTTGTATTCGCTCGTCCGTTCCACTTTACAGGCCCGCACCACAGCCGCCGCTTTGTAATTCCCTCCATAGCCTACCAGCTAGTGAAGATAAAGTATTACGGAGCCGAACCGGTTATTTACTCGGGAAGCCTCGATGTAAGCCGCGACGTTGTTGACGTGCGCGATGTTGCCCGCGCCGCCATCCAGATTTTGAACACAGCTGAATCCGGTGAAGCATTCAACATTTGCTGCGGAAAGTCCTACACATTCCGCGAACTTGTGGAAATGCTCGTGGACATCTCCGGTGTGAGCGTGGACTTCAGATTTGACCCGGGTTACGACCGCAGTAACGACATCCCGCTATTGATTGGCGACCCCACAAAGATTATGGCACTCGGCTGGAAACCCATGATTTGCATGGAAGACTGCCTCTCGGATTTGTTCAACGAGATGGTAGTTCGCCGCCGTGTAGAGCTGAAAATGGGCATGGGTCGCGACTTGCGCCTGTAA
- the aroB gene encoding 3-dehydroquinate synthase — protein sequence MKKHLYFTGFMASGKSRTGRALADRLGRPFVDTDNVIVERAGKSINEIFEQDGEAAFRKMERDVIAEIAKSEKPLVVSLGGGALTQAENLKVIRENGTIIRLWAKPEVLSERIGRKNTRPLLANLTDEERLEKIKVMLKEREKNYANADFSVESSNDYSETHVTERIMHMLKFWESHALDVHPSEGGRYPIFIGKNIVPDAAIMLEGLRLSPTYEFLICTDTTIAKEQSIKLSELRGQAGRCPIFKFQAGEGHKTLHNLNQLYSFMLHRGYTRKSCLLQFSGGVVGDMAGFGAATYQRGIPFVQFPTTLLSMVDSSVGGKVAVNHAEGKNMIGAFYQPKAVVCDIAVLSTLPPTEYLAGLAEIVKYGVIYDEEFFKYLENNVEKIKAHDYDVLKHMIFRSCQIKAEVVGIDEKEAGLRAILNYGHTFGHAIEKLTHYELFSHGIAVSLGMRVAARAAVLLGKLTEAEEKRQNALLDALGFPKTFNVDVEEAWAAMAVDKKAEKGTRVYILPTTIGTVEKVCNIDKGIIANAWKAIQVSEV from the coding sequence ATGAAGAAGCATCTCTACTTTACAGGATTTATGGCCAGCGGCAAGAGCCGCACGGGTCGCGCCCTCGCAGACCGCCTCGGACGCCCGTTTGTCGATACAGACAACGTTATTGTAGAACGTGCCGGAAAATCTATTAACGAAATTTTTGAGCAAGATGGCGAAGCCGCTTTCCGCAAGATGGAACGCGATGTGATCGCCGAAATTGCAAAGAGCGAAAAGCCCCTTGTCGTTTCTCTTGGCGGTGGAGCCCTCACGCAAGCCGAAAACCTGAAAGTCATCCGCGAAAACGGAACGATCATCCGCCTGTGGGCAAAGCCCGAAGTTCTTTCGGAACGCATCGGTCGCAAGAACACGCGCCCGCTTCTTGCAAACCTCACAGACGAAGAACGCCTTGAAAAAATCAAGGTTATGCTCAAGGAACGCGAAAAGAATTACGCCAACGCGGACTTTAGCGTCGAAAGTTCGAACGACTATTCCGAAACGCATGTCACGGAACGCATTATGCACATGCTCAAGTTCTGGGAAAGCCATGCATTGGACGTGCACCCGAGCGAAGGTGGCCGCTACCCGATTTTCATCGGCAAGAACATTGTACCGGATGCCGCCATTATGCTCGAAGGCTTACGCCTTTCGCCGACTTATGAATTCTTGATTTGCACCGACACCACCATCGCCAAGGAACAGAGCATCAAGCTTTCGGAACTCCGCGGTCAGGCAGGCCGTTGCCCTATTTTCAAGTTCCAGGCAGGCGAAGGCCACAAGACGCTCCACAACTTGAACCAGCTTTACAGCTTTATGCTGCACCGCGGATACACCCGCAAGAGCTGCCTTTTGCAGTTCAGCGGTGGCGTTGTTGGCGATATGGCAGGCTTTGGCGCGGCCACTTACCAGCGCGGCATTCCGTTTGTACAGTTCCCGACAACGCTTTTGTCGATGGTCGATAGCTCTGTCGGTGGCAAGGTCGCCGTGAACCATGCCGAAGGCAAGAACATGATTGGCGCATTCTACCAGCCGAAGGCTGTCGTTTGCGATATTGCTGTTCTCTCCACCCTCCCCCCGACCGAATACCTTGCGGGCCTAGCCGAAATCGTCAAGTACGGCGTGATTTACGACGAAGAATTTTTCAAGTACCTTGAAAACAATGTGGAAAAAATCAAGGCTCACGATTACGATGTGTTAAAGCACATGATTTTCCGCAGTTGCCAAATCAAGGCCGAAGTGGTCGGCATCGACGAGAAAGAAGCAGGCCTCCGCGCCATCCTGAATTACGGCCACACGTTCGGACACGCGATTGAAAAGCTCACGCATTATGAACTTTTCAGCCACGGAATCGCAGTTTCCTTGGGCATGAGAGTCGCCGCACGCGCTGCCGTGCTCCTCGGAAAGCTCACAGAAGCCGAAGAAAAACGCCAGAACGCCCTCCTTGACGCCCTTGGATTCCCCAAGACATTCAACGTGGATGTCGAAGAAGCATGGGCAGCCATGGCCGTCGACAAAAAGGCAGAAAAGGGCACTCGTGTTTATATTTTGCCTACAACCATCGGAACAGTCGAAAAAGTTTGTAATATTGATAAAGGAATTATTGCAAACGCTTGGAAAGCCATCCAAGTAAGTGAGGTTTAG
- the aroE gene encoding shikimate dehydrogenase: protein MASINGKTETLCIFGHPVAHSKSPAMHNALFDALGINAAYLPYAPEPENFAKAIEGFKAMKFRGANVTIPYKTEFFNADGSARLVDELSDISKFTQSVNTLYWKDGIVGGTLCGTTTDPYGCVRNLEENGVNPSNKKIALLGNGGAAKAIAFTLVEQQNKLTIVCRTKEKGQALADGLNQAFANKSMPVQVATFADFASISANFDIIINATSVGMSPNIDESPLTSDCLHNGQVVCDIVYTPPRTKLLQMAEAKGCKVVTGEGMLVHQGLESFKKWFPKETENKTNEELTAIMRKGMQG from the coding sequence TTGGCTTCCATAAACGGAAAGACGGAAACTCTTTGCATTTTCGGGCATCCGGTTGCACACAGCAAATCGCCCGCCATGCACAACGCCCTGTTTGATGCCCTTGGCATCAATGCGGCTTATCTCCCCTACGCCCCCGAACCCGAAAATTTCGCCAAAGCTATTGAAGGCTTCAAGGCGATGAAGTTTCGCGGCGCAAATGTCACCATTCCCTACAAGACGGAATTTTTCAATGCAGACGGTTCAGCACGCCTAGTCGATGAATTGAGCGATATCAGCAAATTCACACAAAGCGTGAACACGCTGTACTGGAAAGATGGCATTGTCGGTGGGACTCTCTGCGGAACGACAACGGACCCGTACGGTTGCGTTCGAAATCTCGAAGAGAATGGCGTGAATCCGTCAAACAAGAAAATTGCGCTACTCGGGAACGGAGGAGCCGCCAAAGCAATCGCCTTTACGCTTGTAGAACAACAGAACAAACTCACCATCGTTTGCCGCACCAAGGAAAAAGGCCAGGCACTTGCCGATGGTTTAAACCAAGCTTTTGCAAACAAATCGATGCCGGTCCAAGTTGCTACTTTCGCCGACTTTGCAAGTATTTCTGCAAACTTCGACATCATCATCAACGCCACCTCGGTTGGCATGAGTCCGAACATTGACGAATCTCCGCTTACTAGCGATTGCCTCCACAACGGGCAAGTTGTCTGCGACATTGTCTACACTCCCCCACGCACCAAGCTTTTGCAAATGGCAGAAGCTAAGGGCTGCAAGGTCGTCACAGGCGAAGGTATGCTAGTCCACCAGGGGCTCGAAAGCTTTAAAAAATGGTTCCCGAAGGAAACCGAAAACAAAACAAACGAAGAACTTACTGCGATTATGCGCAAAGGAATGCAGGGCTAA